The following coding sequences are from one Frigoribacterium sp. Leaf415 window:
- the add gene encoding adenosine deaminase, producing the protein MTTTSPADATRASSATSPSPVDAVVRDLRALPKGHLHLHMEAAIRPASLADMAASSGVVVPMPTSFGDFSEFSATYQGMLVVLAESENLFRLIDEAIEDCADEGVAYVEFGASPQFYVDTFGSLDASLRAMLAACAESGERWGVEVGLMITVDRTESVEAANELAHLAAAYADRGVVSLGLANDERGNPAARYEEAFRIAKHAGLLSTPHAGELAGPDQIEEALDVLGADRVLHGVTAVQSEPLMARLAAEGVCLDVCLTSNVLLSVIPTIEDHPLKRLVEAGVRCSINADDPILFGPGVLAEYELARTTLGLSDEQLAACALSSIECSGASAELKGRAAAEIAAWLAA; encoded by the coding sequence ACGCCGTGGTGCGCGACCTGCGGGCCCTGCCCAAGGGACACCTGCACCTGCACATGGAGGCGGCGATCCGCCCGGCCTCGCTGGCCGACATGGCGGCGTCGTCGGGCGTCGTCGTGCCGATGCCGACCAGCTTCGGCGACTTCAGCGAGTTCAGCGCGACGTACCAGGGCATGCTCGTGGTCCTCGCCGAGAGCGAGAACCTCTTCCGCCTGATCGACGAGGCGATCGAGGACTGCGCCGACGAGGGCGTCGCCTACGTCGAGTTCGGGGCGAGCCCGCAGTTCTACGTCGACACCTTCGGGTCGCTCGACGCCTCGCTGCGGGCGATGCTCGCGGCCTGCGCCGAGAGCGGCGAGCGATGGGGCGTCGAGGTCGGCCTGATGATCACGGTCGACCGCACCGAGAGCGTCGAGGCCGCGAACGAGCTGGCCCACCTGGCCGCCGCGTACGCCGACCGCGGCGTCGTCTCGCTCGGCCTCGCGAACGACGAGCGCGGCAACCCCGCGGCGCGCTACGAGGAGGCGTTCCGCATCGCCAAGCACGCGGGCCTGCTCTCGACGCCGCACGCCGGCGAGCTCGCCGGGCCGGACCAGATCGAGGAGGCGCTGGACGTCCTCGGCGCCGACCGCGTGCTGCACGGCGTGACGGCCGTGCAGAGCGAGCCTCTGATGGCGCGCCTCGCCGCCGAGGGCGTCTGCCTCGACGTGTGCCTCACCTCGAACGTGCTGCTCTCGGTGATCCCGACCATCGAGGACCACCCGCTGAAGCGCCTCGTCGAAGCCGGTGTGCGGTGCTCGATCAACGCCGACGACCCGATCCTGTTCGGCCCCGGCGTGCTCGCCGAGTACGAGCTGGCCCGCACGACCCTCGGCCTGTCCGACGAGCAGCTCGCCGCGTGCGCGCTGAGCTCGATCGAGTGCTCGGGGGCGTCGGCGGAACTCAAGGGGCGGGCCGCGGCCGAGATCGCGGCGTGGCTGGCGGCGTGA